AGCGAATCCAGGAGGATCCCAAAGGCTCTAGCCCAGCGTCTCTCTCCACCCAGGGCAGTCTGACAGACACAACTTTCCCCAAACAACTCATTTTCCTACGCAGAATATGacttaaaatagtattttctctCAACAGTGTAGCCTCTCCGCCTTAGATGCATGTGGCCTGAAACTGGCCTGGGCACAGGTTGTTGGCCCTGCTGTCTTGGCATTTGGGTGGCGGCACACCTGTCCTGTCTGCTCACCTGCAGAGCCACACGGCAGGGGCTGTGCTCTCTGCTTCTGGGGACTGGAAAAAGACACCTGGTGCGCAAACCCAGTGCTTAGAACAGGGACGAGCACGTTCCTTCCCAGGCTGTGCCGtgttttatctatttctcttCGAAAATTTAGACTAATCGCTTGGAGAAGGGGATTCTAGGAAGCAACAGGTGAGGGACTCTCAGCCAGCAGTCTGGGGAAACATCTAGGAAGGTAGCAGTTATGGATGCTCCCAATGCAgccctgcctctaaaaataaaaatctttttaaaagcaaatcaaacCCCAATCAATcaactcaaacaaaaaacaaaaacagctacaAATCCAAACACAACATTATCTGGTCCAGTCCAGTCTATGCTGCTGGCGGGAGCGAGAAGGCGGCAGTCCTTGTGCTTTTCCTGGGATGGCTGGGTGGGGCGGGGGTCGGGAGGACTTTAGCTCATGTGGAAGCGGTGCTCCCCTCGCGTTATGTGCGACGAGAACTCGTACCGGTCCTGGCTGTGGTAGCCGCACATGTTGCACTCAAAAGGATCACGGAAGCCGTGGCAGCCCATGTGGATGGTGTACATGACGTGATCCAGGAAGAGCACCCGGCAGTGTTCGCACTTGTACACCTTCATCTGCTCCCCGCTGGTGCTGACCACGCGGAGCGCGTCCTGCGAGTTCTCGGAGGCGGCGCGCAGCAGGTCGTAGGCGCGGTGCTCCTCCTTGAGCGAGAGCCCGTTGCGCGCGTGTGGGGCGATGTGGTTGGTCAGGTAGATGAGGCCGCTACGCTGCTCCTCGTTGTTGCTCTCGGTGTCCGTGGAGTCTTGGCAGCTGTTGCTCGGGGACGCCTCGCGCTCCGAGGGCACCAACTTGGCCTTGGAGAGCAGCAGCAGGTTCTCCACGGCGCTGTCCTGGGCCGAGTGGTTGGAGCGCGGGGTGCCCTCCGCGAGCGGCTTGTGCAGCTGGTACATGGGGCTGATGACCGGGACCACCTCGGAGCCGCCCGGGGGCGTCTGCACCAGCGGGCGCAGGGACTCGGCCCCCAGGTAGTTGATGGCGTTGTTGATGGCTTGGTCCATCACGTGGGACTTCATCATTTCGTTCTCCTTCTCGTAGCTGGCGCTGCTGTCGTAGGGCGTGTCGGACAGGCCCTTGTCCCCTGTGGAAAGCAGGCGACAGTGAGTGGGGCGCGGCCACCTCCGGAACTGGTCAGGTCCCGCAGCAACAGCTGAAATCTACACccggggagggaagggggaacaCCGCCTGGGGGCCCAGCACGCCTGCGGACCCcacacctgcacacatacacacacacctgcgGACACGTCACACCTGCACCACACTGACGGGCTGGGGGAAGGCCCATGCATCTGTCTAGGGGGCACCAAGCCAGGACCCACCCATCATAGGCACTTAAAGCGATTttgttggataaatgaataaatagggGAACACAAGATTAATTTAATTATGTTAttgtatttcatttaatattttaaatagtgtaTTTTAAATGATGCTTTTTCAGTAGAGTGTTCTCAGTAATTt
This Macaca mulatta isolate MMU2019108-1 chromosome 3, T2T-MMU8v2.0, whole genome shotgun sequence DNA region includes the following protein-coding sequences:
- the IKZF1 gene encoding DNA-binding protein Ikaros isoform X17 — translated: MDADEGQDMSQVSGKESPPVSDTPDEGDEPMPIPEDLSTTSGGQQSSKSDRVVGERPFQCNQCGASFTQKGNLLRHIKLHSGEKPFKCHLCNYACRRRDALTGHLRTHSVGKPHKCGYCGRSYKQRSSLEEHKERCHNYLESMGLPGTLYPVIKEETNHSEMAEDLCKIGSERSLVLDRLASNVAKRKSSMPQKFLGDKGLSDTPYDSSASYEKENEMMKSHVMDQAINNAINYLGAESLRPLVQTPPGGSEVVPVISPMYQLHKPLAEGTPRSNHSAQDSAVENLLLLSKAKLVPSEREASPSNSCQDSTDTESNNEEQRSGLIYLTNHIAPHARNGLSLKEEHRAYDLLRAASENSQDALRVVSTSGEQMKVYKCEHCRVLFLDHVMYTIHMGCHGFRDPFECNMCGYHSQDRYEFSSHITRGEHRFHMS
- the IKZF1 gene encoding DNA-binding protein Ikaros isoform X16, whose amino-acid sequence is MDADEGQDMSQVSGKESPPVSDTPDEGDEPMPIPEDLSTTSGGQQSSKSDRVVASNVKVETQSDEENGRACEMNGEECAEDLRMLDASGEKMNGSHRDQGSSALSGVGGIRLPNGKLKCDICGIICIGPNVLMVHKRSHTGERPFQCNQCGASFTQKGNLLRHIKLHSGEKPFKCHLCNYACRRRDALTGHLRTHSVIKEETNHSEMAEDLCKIGSERSLVLDRLASNVAKRDKGLSDTPYDSSASYEKENEMMKSHVMDQAINNAINYLGAESLRPLVQTPPGGSEVVPVISPMYQLHKPLAEGTPRSNHSAQDSAVENLLLLSKAKLVPSEREASPSNSCQDSTDTESNNEEQRSGLIYLTNHIAPHARNGLSLKEEHRAYDLLRAASENSQDALRVVSTSGEQMKVYKCEHCRVLFLDHVMYTIHMGCHGFRDPFECNMCGYHSQDRYEFSSHITRGEHRFHMS
- the IKZF1 gene encoding DNA-binding protein Ikaros isoform X21 — its product is MDADEGQDMSQVSGKESPPVSDTPDEGDEPMPIPEDLSTTSGGQQSSKSDRVVGERPFQCNQCGASFTQKGNLLRHIKLHSGEKPFKCHLCNYACRRRDALTGHLRTHSVIKEETNHSEMAEDLCKIGSERSLVLDRLASNVAKRDKGLSDTPYDSSASYEKENEMMKSHVMDQAINNAINYLGAESLRPLVQTPPGGSEVVPVISPMYQLHKPLAEGTPRSNHSAQDSAVENLLLLSKAKLVPSEREASPSNSCQDSTDTESNNEEQRSGLIYLTNHIAPHARNGLSLKEEHRAYDLLRAASENSQDALRVVSTSGEQMKVYKCEHCRVLFLDHVMYTIHMGCHGFRDPFECNMCGYHSQDRYEFSSHITRGEHRFHMS
- the IKZF1 gene encoding DNA-binding protein Ikaros isoform X19, producing MDADEGQDMSQVSGKESPPVSDTPDEGDEPMPIPEDLSTTSGGQQSSKSDRVVGERPFQCNQCGASFTQKGNLLRHIKLHSGEKPFKCHLCNYACRRRDALTGHLRTHSVGKPHKCGYCGRSYKQRSSLEEHKERCHNYLESMGLPGTLYPVIKEETNHSEMAEDLCKIGSERSLVLDRLASNVAKRDKGLSDTPYDSSASYEKENEMMKSHVMDQAINNAINYLGAESLRPLVQTPPGGSEVVPVISPMYQLHKPLAEGTPRSNHSAQDSAVENLLLLSKAKLVPSEREASPSNSCQDSTDTESNNEEQRSGLIYLTNHIAPHARNGLSLKEEHRAYDLLRAASENSQDALRVVSTSGEQMKVYKCEHCRVLFLDHVMYTIHMGCHGFRDPFECNMCGYHSQDRYEFSSHITRGEHRFHMS
- the IKZF1 gene encoding DNA-binding protein Ikaros isoform X18; translation: MDADEGQDMSQVSGKESPPVSDTPDEGDEPMPIPEDLSTTSGGQQSSKSDRVVASNVKVETQSDEENGRACEMNGEECAEDLRMLDASGEKMNGSHRDQGSSALSGVGGIRLPNGKLKCDICGIICIGPNVLMVHKRSHTGERPFQCNQCGASFTQKGNLLRHIKLHSGEKPFKCHLCNYACRRRDALTGHLRTHSGDKGLSDTPYDSSASYEKENEMMKSHVMDQAINNAINYLGAESLRPLVQTPPGGSEVVPVISPMYQLHKPLAEGTPRSNHSAQDSAVENLLLLSKAKLVPSEREASPSNSCQDSTDTESNNEEQRSGLIYLTNHIAPHARNGLSLKEEHRAYDLLRAASENSQDALRVVSTSGEQMKVYKCEHCRVLFLDHVMYTIHMGCHGFRDPFECNMCGYHSQDRYEFSSHITRGEHRFHMS
- the IKZF1 gene encoding DNA-binding protein Ikaros isoform X20; the protein is MDADEGQDMSQVSGKESPPVSDTPDEGDEPMPIPEDLSTTSGGQQSSKSDRVVGERPFQCNQCGASFTQKGNLLRHIKLHSGEKPFKCHLCNYACRRRDALTGHLRTHSVIKEETNHSEMAEDLCKIGSERSLVLDRLASNVAKRKSSMPQKFLGDKGLSDTPYDSSASYEKENEMMKSHVMDQAINNAINYLGAESLRPLVQTPPGGSEVVPVISPMYQLHKPLAEGTPRSNHSAQDSAVENLLLLSKAKLVPSEREASPSNSCQDSTDTESNNEEQRSGLIYLTNHIAPHARNGLSLKEEHRAYDLLRAASENSQDALRVVSTSGEQMKVYKCEHCRVLFLDHVMYTIHMGCHGFRDPFECNMCGYHSQDRYEFSSHITRGEHRFHMS